One genomic segment of Phalacrocorax carbo chromosome Z, bPhaCar2.1, whole genome shotgun sequence includes these proteins:
- the PLK2 gene encoding serine/threonine-protein kinase PLK2 encodes MELLRTIAYPPGGTGGAKGCEAALGRAAAGESRRKKAEDPPHQHPYQHAHLAAEVSRIITDPTTGKRYCRGKVLGKGGFAKCYEMTDLTTNKVYAAKIIPHSRVAKPHQREKIDKEIELHRMLNHRHVVQFYHYFEDRENIYILLEYCSRRSMAHILKARKVLTEPEVRYYLRQIVSGLKYLHEQEILHRDLKLGNFFINENMELKLGDFGLAARLEPLEHRRRTICGTPNYLSPEVLNKQGHSCESDIWALGCVMYTMLLGRPPFETTNLKETYRCIREARYSLPSSLLAPAKHLIASMLSKNPEDRPSLDEIIRHEFFLQGFTPDRLSASCCHTVPDFHLSSPAKNFFKKAAAALFGGKKDKARYFDAHNRLAKEDEEIYKLRHDLKKTSITQQPQKHRTDEEIQPLITTVGKPGALPETKQIGDSIRMIVRGTLGSCSSSSECLEDSTMGSVADTVARVLRGCLENMPEADSIPKEQLTASFQWVTKWVDYSNKYGFGYQLSDHTVGVLFNNGAHMSLLPDKKTVHYYAELGQCSVFSASEAPEQFISQVTVLKYFSHYMEENLMDGGDLPSLTDVRRPRLYLLQWLKSDKALMMLFNDGTFQVNFYHDHTKIIICNQSEEYLLTYINEDRISTTFRLTTLLVSGCSLELKHRMEYALNMLLQRCN; translated from the exons ATGGAACTGCTGCGGACCATCGCCTACCCGCCGGGCGGCACCGGCGGCGCCAAGGGCTGCGAGGCGGCGCTGGGCAGGGCGGCCGCTGGCGAGTCGCGGAGGAAGAAGGCGGAggaccccccgcaccagcacccGTACCAGCACGCCCACCTCGCCGCCGAGGTCTCCCGGATTATAACCGACCCCACAACGGGGAAGCGCTACTGTCGCGGGAAGGTGCTTGGAAAG GGTGGATTCGCCAAATGTTATGAGATGACAGATTTAACAACAAATAAAGTTTATGCTGCAAAAATCATTCCTCACAGCAGAGTAGCAAAACCTCATCAAAGGGAAAAG ATTGATAAAGAGATTGAGCTGCACAGAATGCTTAATCATAGACATGTTGTACAGTTTTACCACTACTTTGAAGACAGAGAGAATATTTACATTCTTCTGGAGTACTGCAGTAGAAGG tcGATGGCTCACATCTTAAAAGCGAGGAAGGTATTGACAGAACCAGAAGTGCGATACTACCTCAGGCAAATTGTGTCAGGCCTAAAGTATCTTCATGAACAGGAAATCTTGCACAGGGATCTTAAACTAG GTAACTTCTTCATTAATGAGAACATGGAGCTAAAACTGGGTGACTTTGGCTTGGCAGCTAGGCTGGAACCACTGGAGCACAGGAGGAG AACAATATGTGGCACACCAAATTACCTCTCTCCAGAAGTTCTCAATAAACAAGGGCACAGCTGTGAATCTGACATCTGGGCCTTAGGCTGTGTAAT GTATACAATGCTGTTGGGAAGACCCCCGTTTGAGACCACAAATCTTAAAGAAACCTACAGATGTATAAGGGAAGCAAGATACAGCCTGCCTTCATCTCTCCTGGCACCTGCAAAACACTTAATAGCTAGCATGTTGTCAAAAAATCCTGAAGATCGGCCCAGTTTAGATGAAATAATTCGGCATGAATTTTTCTTACAG GGCTTTACACCCGATAGACTTTCTGCTAGCTGTTGTCACACCGTTCCTGATTTCCATTTGTCAAGTCCTGCTAAAAATTTCTtcaaaaaagcagctgctgctctctttGGTGGTAAAAAGGATAAAGCCAGATACTTCGACGCACATA ACAGACTAGCTAAAGAAGACGAAGAAATCTACAAGCTCAGGCATGATTTGAAGAAGACATCGATAACCCAGCAGCctcaaaaacacagaacagatgAG GAGATCCAGCCTCTTATCACAACAGTAGGAAAGCCGGGAGCATTACCAGAAACTAAGCAGATTGGAGACTCTATTCGGATGATAGTCAGAGGAACTTTGGGAAGCTGTAGCAGTAGCAGTGAAT GCCTGGAAGACAGTACCATGGGCAGTGTTGCTGATACAGTCGCAAGAGTATTGCGAGGATGTCTGGAGAACATGCCAGAAGCAGACAGCATTCCCAAAGAACAGCTGACAGCATCCTTCCAGTGGGTTACAAAATGGGTGGACTATTCTAACAAGTATGGCTTTGGATACCAGCTGTCAGATCACACTGTTGGTGTCCTTTTCAACAACGGGGCACATATGAGCCTTCTGCCAGACAAAAA aACAGTCCACTACTATGCTGAGCtaggccagtgctctgtcttcTCAGCCTCAGAGGCTCCTGAACAGTTCATCAGCCAAGTAACTGTACTGAAGTATTTCTCTCACTACATGGAAGAGAACCTCATGGAT GGAGGAGATTTGCCCAGCCTAACAGATGTACGCAGGCCCAGGCTTTACCTCCTACAGTGGCTTAAATCTGATAAAGCATTAATGATGCTCTTCAATGATGGCACGTTTCAA GTGAACTTCTATCACGATCACACGAAAATCATCATTTGCAATCAAAGTGAGGAGTATCTCCTTACCTATATCAATGAAGACAGGATATCCACAACATTTCGTCTGACAACTCTTCTGGTTTCTGGATGCTCGTTGGAACTAAAACACAGAATGGAGTATGCTCTGAACATGCTGCTGCAGCGATGTAACTGA